In Streptomyces chartreusis NRRL 3882, the following are encoded in one genomic region:
- a CDS encoding Gfo/Idh/MocA family protein, with the protein MTVRVGVIGAGMIGQDHTRRLTEVVTGAAVTAVTDIDTLRAAEVAARVGATALPTGADLIASPDVDAVLVTSWGPTHAEHVLNAIAAGKPVFCEKPLATTAEDCLRIVEAERAQGRRLVQVGFMRRFDAGYRQMKEVLSTGSLGAPLIVHCAHRNPTVPESYHSAMAAQDTAVHEIDVLRWLLDDEIVSAQVVTPRATSKRFPHLKDPQIMIFETSEGVRIDLEVFVNCQYGYDIQCEVVGEDGLVRLPDPAAVGVRTAARHGTNVLQDWKDRFAEAFDTEFREWVASVAAGTEPTGPSSWDGYAATVITDAAVRSLESGGELVTTDMKPRPAFYGGTA; encoded by the coding sequence ATGACCGTACGCGTAGGCGTCATCGGCGCCGGAATGATCGGCCAGGACCACACCCGGCGGCTCACCGAAGTCGTCACCGGGGCCGCCGTCACGGCCGTGACCGACATCGACACCTTGCGCGCCGCCGAGGTGGCGGCCCGGGTGGGTGCCACCGCGCTGCCCACCGGCGCGGATCTCATCGCCTCCCCCGACGTGGACGCCGTCCTCGTCACCTCCTGGGGGCCCACCCACGCCGAGCACGTCCTGAACGCGATCGCGGCCGGCAAGCCGGTGTTCTGCGAGAAACCGCTGGCCACGACCGCCGAGGACTGTCTGCGGATCGTCGAGGCCGAGCGGGCGCAGGGCCGCCGCCTGGTGCAGGTCGGCTTCATGCGCCGCTTCGACGCCGGCTACCGCCAGATGAAGGAGGTCCTGTCGACCGGCTCCCTCGGGGCCCCGCTGATCGTGCACTGCGCCCACCGCAACCCGACCGTGCCGGAGTCGTACCACTCCGCCATGGCCGCCCAGGACACGGCGGTCCATGAGATCGACGTGCTGCGCTGGCTGCTCGACGACGAGATCGTCTCCGCCCAGGTGGTCACGCCGCGTGCCACGAGCAAGCGGTTCCCGCATCTCAAGGACCCGCAGATCATGATCTTCGAGACGTCCGAGGGCGTCCGGATCGACCTGGAGGTCTTCGTCAACTGCCAGTACGGCTACGACATCCAGTGCGAGGTCGTCGGCGAGGACGGCCTCGTCCGGCTGCCCGACCCGGCGGCCGTCGGGGTCCGCACGGCGGCCCGGCACGGCACGAACGTGCTGCAGGACTGGAAGGACCGGTTCGCGGAGGCCTTCGACACCGAGTTCCGCGAGTGGGTGGCGTCGGTGGCGGCCGGCACCGAGCCCACCGGCCCGTCCTCCTGGGACGGTTACGCCGCCACGGTCATCACCGACGCCGCCGTCCGGTCCCTGGAGTCCGGCGGCGAGCTCGTCACCACCGACATGAAGCCCCGCCCCGCGTTCTACGGAGGCACCGCGTGA
- a CDS encoding sugar phosphate isomerase/epimerase family protein, giving the protein MKIALDPYMFRALPIDEMVRTVAELGYEYIELSPREDFMPFFLHPRADDARVAELKNALRTHGVQLSSVLPLYKWSSPDETERQAAVRYWKRMIEITVELECPLMNSEFNGRPERAAESEAAFWRSLEELLPVFEREGIALNLEAHPDDFCEENTPAVDLVRAINKPWVNYLYCAPHSFHLSGASEVGADIPAMMRYAGDKLQHVHIADSFNHKGSSGLRYILNPPGTPARVHQHLDIGQGEVDWDAFFGTLRELGFDGVATSCVFAWEERARESSAFMLDRIRKELAA; this is encoded by the coding sequence GTGAAGATCGCCCTCGACCCCTACATGTTCCGCGCCCTGCCCATCGACGAGATGGTGCGCACGGTCGCCGAACTCGGTTACGAGTACATCGAGTTGTCGCCGCGCGAGGACTTCATGCCGTTCTTCCTGCACCCGCGGGCGGACGACGCGCGGGTGGCGGAGCTGAAGAACGCGCTGCGCACCCATGGTGTCCAGCTCTCCTCGGTTCTGCCGCTGTACAAGTGGTCCTCGCCGGACGAGACCGAGCGGCAGGCCGCCGTCCGCTACTGGAAGCGGATGATCGAGATCACCGTCGAGCTCGAATGCCCGCTGATGAACTCGGAGTTCAACGGCCGCCCCGAGCGCGCCGCCGAGAGCGAGGCCGCCTTCTGGCGCTCGCTGGAGGAGCTGCTCCCAGTGTTCGAGCGCGAAGGCATCGCTCTGAACCTGGAGGCGCATCCGGACGACTTCTGCGAGGAGAACACGCCCGCCGTCGATCTCGTCCGCGCGATCAACAAGCCGTGGGTGAACTACCTGTACTGCGCCCCGCACTCCTTCCACCTCTCCGGGGCCTCGGAGGTCGGCGCCGACATCCCGGCGATGATGCGCTACGCCGGTGACAAGCTCCAGCACGTGCACATCGCGGACTCCTTCAACCACAAGGGTTCGTCCGGCCTGCGCTACATCCTCAACCCGCCGGGCACCCCCGCCCGTGTCCACCAGCACCTCGACATCGGCCAGGGCGAGGTCGACTGGGACGCCTTCTTCGGCACGCTGCGCGAGCTGGGCTTCGACGGTGTCGCCACGTCCTGCGTCTTCGCCTGGGAGGAGCGGGCCCGGGAGTCGTCGGCCTTCATGCTGGACCGCATCCGCAAGGAGCTGGCCGCGTAG